In a genomic window of Streptomyces roseoviridis:
- a CDS encoding ribonuclease HII — translation MPYEPPTHTVERSIRATTGAKIVAGVDEVGRGAWAGPVTVCAAVTGLRRPPPGLTDSKLITPKRRAALAAELEGWVTAYALGDASPAEIDELGMTAALRLAAIRALEGLPVRPDAVILDGKHDYLGTPWQVRTVIKGDQSCVAVAAASVIAKVRRDALMAELEAEAEGYAAYAFAANAGCPSPVHKAALHELGPSPYHRLSWAYLDAMPRWRHLKKVRISAEAAALESGGQLGFDF, via the coding sequence ATGCCGTACGAACCACCCACCCACACTGTCGAGCGATCGATCCGGGCCACCACCGGCGCCAAGATCGTTGCCGGGGTCGACGAGGTCGGACGCGGGGCTTGGGCAGGTCCAGTCACGGTGTGCGCCGCCGTCACCGGCCTGCGCCGCCCGCCCCCAGGGCTCACCGACTCCAAGCTGATCACCCCCAAACGCCGCGCCGCGCTCGCCGCGGAACTCGAGGGGTGGGTCACGGCGTACGCGCTGGGCGACGCCTCACCCGCCGAGATCGACGAACTGGGGATGACCGCGGCGCTCCGACTGGCCGCGATCCGCGCCCTGGAAGGCCTCCCGGTCCGCCCCGACGCCGTGATCCTCGACGGCAAGCACGACTACCTCGGCACCCCCTGGCAGGTCCGTACGGTGATCAAGGGCGACCAGTCCTGCGTCGCCGTCGCCGCCGCCTCCGTGATCGCCAAGGTCCGCCGCGACGCGCTGATGGCAGAGCTGGAGGCCGAGGCCGAGGGCTACGCCGCCTACGCCTTCGCGGCCAACGCGGGCTGCCCGTCCCCGGTTCACAAGGCCGCACTGCACGAGCTGGGGCCCAGCCCCTATCACCGGCTCTCCTGGGCCTATCTCGACGCGATGCCTCGCTGGCGGCATCTCAAGAAGGTCCGGATCTCCGCCGAGGCGGCCGCACTCGAAAGCGGGGGCCAACTCGGCTTCGACTTCTGA
- a CDS encoding glycogen debranching N-terminal domain-containing protein, with protein MAPSPAQAPGPSTGHSSHPGPPPPGTGAGPARPVDLPALHDTLVGVALPALTLSPRHGQLTGTGIEGVFLGGRRLLSRCVLRVAGREPVPLHGRPAAPDRADFLAVLRAPGDTGPDPGLRVERSREADGTERITLRSSALRPLRVPVELALGTDLADLGAVAGGRPGPELAASVHGTGLRWVHEDGSAVTVAADPPPSDALAAAGLLRWEAALAPGDHFALTLRLGSERSRRRQGPGAGRPGGHTLADAAAEGDDPRLGPLLRSSVADLRALLQRDPAHPADVHLAAGVPWRCGPVTAEALWAARMALPLGTRLAVTTLRALGRAQRAGTGPQAGLVPGPLRDAGPLLPPRCTGVEATLAFPVVLAEARRWGLPEQDLAELVPIAERCLDWLRGAADTDGFVPDPWPTGPVRAETQAHAHRAALLGADLLDACGRPGGDAWREWARALRERFRGRFWLDDPSGGRPVLARTPDGRPLPHLGGWAAHLLDTGLAAAGRRAPGLLDKDQTERLARLLAAPALDSGWGLRGLGEKEPGYNPFGHRSGAVRVHETVVAVAGLAAAGHENEAASLLRGVLDAAEAFDHRLPEMYAGERRTTGALPVPHPAACRPAAVAAASGVHLLTAVLGIRPDVPGRTVALHPLPSAPLGEVRLSGLRVAGEPFAARVGRLGLGMVEEATPGLQLGV; from the coding sequence ATGGCCCCCAGCCCCGCCCAGGCCCCCGGACCCTCCACCGGTCACTCCTCCCACCCCGGCCCTCCGCCACCGGGAACGGGAGCCGGGCCGGCCCGCCCCGTCGACCTGCCCGCCCTGCACGACACCCTCGTCGGCGTCGCGCTCCCGGCCCTCACCCTCAGCCCCCGCCACGGGCAGCTCACCGGCACAGGAATCGAAGGCGTCTTCCTCGGCGGGCGACGGCTCCTCTCCCGATGCGTCCTGCGCGTGGCCGGACGTGAGCCCGTCCCCCTCCACGGCCGGCCGGCCGCCCCGGACCGCGCCGACTTCCTGGCTGTCCTGCGCGCGCCCGGCGACACCGGCCCCGACCCCGGCCTCCGCGTCGAGCGCAGCCGCGAGGCCGACGGGACCGAGCGGATCACCCTGCGCAGCTCCGCGCTCCGGCCACTACGGGTCCCCGTGGAGCTCGCTCTGGGCACGGACCTCGCGGACCTGGGCGCGGTGGCGGGCGGGCGGCCGGGGCCCGAGCTGGCCGCGAGCGTCCACGGCACCGGGCTCCGCTGGGTCCATGAGGACGGCTCCGCCGTCACCGTCGCGGCGGACCCGCCGCCCAGCGACGCGCTGGCGGCGGCCGGGCTCCTCCGCTGGGAGGCCGCACTGGCCCCAGGGGATCACTTCGCCCTCACCCTCCGGCTCGGCAGCGAGCGCTCCCGCCGCCGGCAGGGCCCCGGTGCCGGACGGCCGGGCGGCCACACGCTCGCCGACGCCGCCGCCGAAGGAGACGACCCGCGCCTCGGGCCGCTGCTGCGCTCCTCCGTCGCCGACCTGCGCGCGCTGCTCCAGCGCGACCCCGCTCACCCCGCCGACGTCCACCTCGCGGCCGGAGTCCCCTGGCGCTGCGGCCCCGTCACCGCGGAGGCGCTCTGGGCCGCCCGCATGGCCCTGCCGCTCGGCACCCGGCTCGCCGTCACCACCCTGCGGGCCCTCGGCCGGGCCCAACGCGCCGGCACGGGACCGCAGGCGGGGCTCGTCCCCGGGCCGCTCAGGGACGCAGGCCCCCTGCTGCCGCCCCGCTGCACCGGCGTCGAGGCCACCCTCGCCTTCCCCGTCGTTCTCGCCGAGGCCCGCCGCTGGGGACTTCCCGAGCAGGACCTGGCAGAACTGGTCCCCATCGCCGAGCGGTGCCTCGACTGGCTGCGCGGGGCCGCCGACACCGACGGGTTCGTGCCGGATCCGTGGCCCACCGGGCCGGTACGGGCCGAGACCCAGGCCCACGCCCACCGTGCGGCCCTGCTCGGCGCCGACCTGCTCGACGCCTGCGGGAGACCCGGCGGGGACGCGTGGCGGGAATGGGCGCGGGCACTGCGCGAGCGGTTCCGCGGGAGGTTCTGGCTCGACGACCCCTCCGGCGGCCGGCCCGTTCTCGCCCGCACACCCGACGGCCGCCCGCTGCCGCACCTCGGAGGCTGGGCCGCGCACCTCCTCGACACGGGGCTCGCCGCCGCCGGCCGGCGGGCCCCCGGACTGCTCGACAAGGACCAGACCGAGCGACTGGCCAGGCTGCTCGCCGCCCCGGCGCTCGACTCCGGGTGGGGCCTGCGCGGCCTCGGGGAGAAGGAGCCCGGCTACAACCCGTTCGGGCACCGGTCGGGAGCGGTGCGGGTGCACGAGACGGTGGTCGCCGTCGCCGGGCTCGCCGCGGCCGGGCACGAGAACGAGGCGGCGTCGCTGCTGCGCGGCGTTCTGGACGCCGCCGAGGCGTTCGACCACCGGCTCCCCGAGATGTACGCGGGGGAGCGGCGGACGACCGGCGCGCTCCCGGTGCCGCACCCGGCGGCCTGCCGGCCCGCCGCGGTGGCCGCAGCGTCCGGGGTGCATCTGCTCACCGCGGTCCTCGGGATCCGTCCCGACGTCCCCGGACGCACGGTCGCCCTGCACCCGCTGCCTTCGGCCCCGCTCGGAGAAGTACGGCTGTCGGGTCTCCGGGTGGCCGGCGAGCCGTTCGCGGCCCGCGTCGGACGGCTGGGGCTCGGCATGGTCGAGGAGGCGACGCCCGGCCTCCAGCTGGGAGTCTGA
- a CDS encoding NUDIX hydrolase: MPPYDPSAFPPFAVTVDLVVLTVRRHALCALVVKRGEAPFQGRWALPGGFVRADEDLDAAAARELVEETGLCVHDPGAPPPVPGNGAHLEQLATYGAPDRDPRMRVVSVAHLALAPDLPAPRAGGDANSARWAPVEELLGQDGAADPEGEPPVPLAFDHARILADGVERARSKIEYSSLATAFCPPEFTVGELRRVYEAVWGVALDPRNFHRKVTGTPGFLVPAGGTTTRQGGRPAQLFRAGGATLLNPPMLRPEV; encoded by the coding sequence ATGCCTCCCTACGACCCGTCGGCCTTTCCGCCCTTCGCCGTCACCGTCGATCTGGTCGTGCTCACCGTGCGGCGCCATGCCCTGTGCGCCCTGGTCGTGAAACGGGGGGAGGCCCCGTTCCAGGGGCGCTGGGCACTGCCGGGCGGCTTCGTCCGGGCCGACGAGGACCTCGACGCCGCCGCCGCGCGCGAGCTGGTCGAGGAGACCGGCCTCTGCGTCCACGACCCGGGGGCCCCGCCGCCCGTGCCCGGCAACGGGGCGCACCTGGAGCAGCTGGCGACCTACGGAGCGCCCGACCGCGACCCGCGGATGAGGGTGGTCAGCGTGGCGCACCTGGCGCTCGCGCCGGACCTGCCGGCGCCGCGGGCGGGCGGCGACGCCAACAGTGCGCGCTGGGCACCCGTCGAGGAGCTCCTCGGGCAGGACGGGGCGGCGGATCCGGAAGGCGAACCGCCGGTGCCGCTCGCCTTCGACCACGCCCGGATCCTCGCCGACGGGGTGGAGCGCGCACGCTCCAAGATCGAGTACTCCTCGCTCGCCACCGCCTTCTGCCCGCCGGAGTTCACGGTCGGCGAGCTCCGCCGGGTCTACGAGGCGGTGTGGGGAGTGGCCCTCGATCCGCGCAACTTCCACCGCAAGGTGACCGGCACGCCCGGCTTTCTGGTTCCGGCAGGCGGCACCACGACCCGTCAGGGCGGCCGTCCCGCCCAGCTTTTCCGCGCTGGTGGGGCCACGTTGCTCAACCCGCCCATGCTCCGGCCGGAGGTCTGA
- a CDS encoding FadR/GntR family transcriptional regulator: MSTLAHTMMTPARPVESGLGAPGDLDRYPYAETPGADRVGPPAWEATEDLGRVGRRTAGSRGRGLHGQLVQQLGQMIVSGDLGADRPLVPEEIGQRFEVSRTVVRESLRVLEAKGLVSARPNVGTRVRPVSDWNLLDPDIIEWRAFGPQRDDQRRELSELRWTIEPLAARLAAGHGREDVQQRLSDMVEIMGHAYAQGDGITFSRADTEFHALLIQLAGNRMLEHLSGIVGAALQVSGAPATACDRPGESCLAHHARIVDALAAGDALGAETAMRQLLTVHPEVERVVPAPREH, from the coding sequence GTGAGTACCCTTGCGCACACGATGATGACCCCCGCCCGCCCCGTCGAGTCCGGCCTCGGCGCGCCGGGCGACCTCGACCGCTACCCCTACGCGGAGACGCCAGGGGCCGACCGCGTGGGCCCGCCCGCCTGGGAGGCCACGGAAGACCTCGGCCGGGTCGGCCGCAGGACCGCCGGCAGCCGCGGCCGCGGACTGCACGGACAGCTCGTCCAGCAGCTCGGCCAGATGATCGTCTCCGGTGACCTCGGCGCCGACCGGCCCCTCGTTCCCGAGGAGATCGGCCAGCGCTTCGAGGTCTCCCGCACCGTCGTCCGCGAGTCGCTGCGCGTGCTCGAGGCCAAGGGCCTGGTCAGTGCCCGCCCCAACGTCGGCACCCGAGTCCGTCCCGTCAGCGACTGGAACCTGCTCGACCCCGACATCATCGAATGGCGCGCCTTCGGGCCACAGCGCGACGACCAGCGCCGCGAGCTCAGCGAACTCCGCTGGACCATCGAACCCCTCGCCGCGCGACTGGCCGCGGGCCACGGCCGCGAGGACGTCCAGCAGCGCCTCTCCGACATGGTCGAGATCATGGGCCACGCGTACGCGCAGGGCGACGGCATCACCTTCTCCCGCGCCGACACCGAGTTCCACGCCCTGCTCATCCAGCTCGCCGGCAACCGCATGCTGGAGCACCTCTCCGGCATCGTCGGCGCCGCCCTCCAGGTCTCCGGGGCGCCCGCCACCGCCTGTGACCGCCCCGGCGAGAGCTGCCTCGCCCACCACGCCCGGATCGTCGACGCCCTCGCCGCCGGGGACGCACTGGGCGCCGAGACGGCCATGCGCCAGCTGCTGACCGTCCACCCCGAGGTGGAGCGTGTCGTGCCGGCACCCCGCGAGCATTGA
- a CDS encoding RecQ family ATP-dependent DNA helicase: MTNADRPEDRAALRAAADAVLARLVSDPTGTARLREDQWRAIEALVADRRRALVVQRTGWGKSAVYFVATSLLRERGAGPTVIVSPLLALMRNQVEAAARAGIRARTINSSNTEEWDTVQEEVAAGEVDVLLVSPERLNNPDFRDQVLPRLAAATGLLVVDEAHCISDWGHDFRPDYRRLRTMLAELPGGVPVLATTATANARVTADVAEQLGTGGDTDALVLRGPLDRESLSLGVVRLPDAAHRLAWLADHLDELPGSGIIYTLTVAAAEEVTAHLRQCGHTVASYTGRTENADRQQAEDDLLANRVKALVATSALGMGFDKPDLGFVVHLGSPSSPIAYYQQVGRAGRGVEHAEVLLLPGKEDEAIWQYFASVAFPPEEQVRRTLDVLAQAGRPLSLPALEPLVELRRTRLETMLKVLDVDGAVHRVKGGWTSTGRPWVYDTERYAWVARQRAAEQQAMREYAATSGCRMEFLRRQLDDEAAAPCGRCDNCAGVRFDAKVSEAALDMARGELGRAGVEVEPRKMWPTGLPAVGVDLKGRIPAGEQSYAGRALGRLSDIGWGNRLRPLLADSAPDGEVPDDVVQAVVKVLADWAKGPGGWASGAADAPPRPVGVVTVASHRKPRLVGSLGRRIAEIGRMPLLGSVEYAPEAEDLRISRTNSAQRVLGLQRALVVPPDLAERLGSAGGPVLLVDDLSDSGWTLAVAARLMRRAGAEGVFPLVLAVQA, from the coding sequence ATGACCAACGCAGACCGCCCCGAGGACCGCGCCGCCCTGCGCGCCGCCGCCGACGCCGTGCTCGCCCGACTCGTCTCGGACCCGACGGGGACGGCGAGACTCCGCGAGGACCAGTGGCGCGCCATCGAGGCACTGGTCGCGGACAGACGCCGGGCGCTGGTCGTGCAGCGGACCGGCTGGGGCAAGTCGGCGGTGTATTTCGTCGCGACCTCGCTGCTGCGCGAGCGCGGCGCGGGCCCGACCGTGATCGTCTCGCCCCTGCTCGCGCTGATGCGCAACCAGGTGGAGGCGGCCGCCCGCGCGGGCATCCGCGCCCGCACGATCAACTCGTCGAACACCGAGGAGTGGGACACCGTCCAGGAGGAGGTGGCGGCCGGTGAGGTCGACGTGCTGCTCGTGAGCCCCGAGCGGCTGAACAACCCCGACTTCCGCGACCAGGTGCTGCCGCGCCTCGCCGCTGCGACCGGACTGCTCGTCGTCGACGAGGCGCACTGCATCTCGGACTGGGGTCACGACTTCCGGCCCGACTACCGGCGGCTGCGGACGATGCTCGCGGAGCTGCCGGGCGGGGTGCCGGTGCTGGCGACGACGGCGACGGCCAACGCCCGGGTGACCGCGGACGTCGCCGAGCAGCTGGGGACGGGCGGGGACACGGACGCGCTGGTGCTGCGCGGCCCGCTGGACCGCGAGAGCCTGAGCCTCGGCGTGGTGCGGCTGCCGGACGCGGCGCACCGGTTGGCCTGGCTGGCCGACCACCTCGACGAGCTGCCCGGCTCGGGGATCATCTACACGCTGACGGTCGCCGCGGCCGAGGAGGTGACCGCGCATCTGCGCCAGTGCGGGCACACGGTCGCCTCGTACACGGGGCGTACGGAGAACGCCGACCGGCAGCAGGCGGAGGACGACCTGCTGGCCAACCGGGTCAAGGCGCTCGTGGCCACCTCGGCGCTCGGCATGGGCTTCGACAAGCCGGACCTGGGCTTCGTGGTCCATCTGGGTTCGCCCTCCTCCCCCATCGCCTACTACCAGCAGGTGGGCCGTGCCGGGCGCGGTGTGGAGCACGCGGAGGTGCTGCTGTTGCCGGGCAAGGAGGACGAGGCGATCTGGCAGTACTTCGCCTCGGTGGCCTTCCCTCCGGAGGAGCAGGTGCGCCGCACCCTCGACGTGTTGGCTCAGGCCGGCCGGCCGCTGTCCCTGCCCGCGCTGGAGCCGCTGGTCGAACTGCGCAGGACGCGGCTGGAGACGATGCTGAAGGTGCTCGACGTGGACGGCGCGGTGCACCGGGTGAAGGGCGGCTGGACGAGCACGGGCCGCCCGTGGGTCTACGACACCGAGCGGTACGCGTGGGTGGCCCGGCAGCGGGCGGCCGAGCAGCAGGCCATGCGGGAGTACGCGGCGACGTCGGGCTGCCGGATGGAGTTCCTGCGCCGGCAGCTGGACGACGAGGCGGCGGCTCCGTGCGGCCGCTGTGACAACTGTGCGGGCGTCAGGTTCGACGCGAAGGTGTCCGAGGCCGCGCTGGACATGGCGCGGGGCGAGCTGGGCAGGGCGGGCGTGGAGGTGGAGCCGCGCAAGATGTGGCCGACCGGACTGCCCGCCGTGGGCGTGGATCTGAAGGGTCGTATCCCGGCGGGCGAGCAGTCGTACGCGGGCCGGGCGCTGGGCCGGCTCTCGGACATCGGCTGGGGCAACCGGCTGCGTCCGCTGCTGGCCGACTCCGCGCCGGACGGGGAGGTGCCGGACGACGTGGTGCAGGCGGTGGTCAAGGTGCTGGCCGACTGGGCCAAGGGGCCGGGCGGTTGGGCCTCGGGAGCGGCCGACGCCCCGCCCCGGCCGGTCGGCGTGGTGACGGTCGCCTCGCACCGCAAGCCGCGGCTCGTGGGCTCGCTCGGCCGGCGGATCGCCGAGATCGGGCGGATGCCGCTGCTCGGATCGGTGGAGTACGCGCCGGAGGCGGAGGACCTGCGGATCTCCCGGACGAACAGCGCACAGCGCGTGCTCGGACTGCAGCGGGCGCTGGTCGTACCGCCCGATCTGGCAGAGCGTCTGGGATCGGCGGGCGGTCCCGTCCTGCTCGTGGACGATCTCTCCGACAGCGGCTGGACGTTGGCGGTGGCGGCGAGGCTGATGCGACGGGCGGGAGCCGAGGGAGTGTTTCCGCTGGTCCTCGCCGTCCAGGCGTAG
- a CDS encoding ABC transporter ATP-binding protein yields the protein MLQAIGLTSTPRRDLPPAVDDLTFEARPGAVTALLGPAGAGKTTALRLMLQLEPGRGVTYFRGRPLHRVANPAREVGVLLGDVPGHPSRTLRSQLRMLCAAAGVPGTRADEMLRVVGLTGVHDQRIGTLSLGMDRRLGLAAALLGDPHTLLLDEPAAGLSVRESAWLHELLRTHADEGGTVLFTTSDPKDAARNADRVVTLDGGRLAADQDVTEFARTRLRPRVAVRTPHAARLAAVLTQESRAARRPVVVVTEGGNRLSVYGSDCATVGETAFRNGVLLHRLADETGDTRPSSDIRRATPQPPAGPPPTAVPPAAPPSSTAAPAAETAAHGTPATALTPATALTPATAPAPAAVPAPPAGRRAHRAPYRSPLRPLRYEIRRLLGVPSTPLVVAGVVLVSVALAVLLARGGRTPVPAVLAGWPGISPLPPAALGAGLLGAFSFGEEYRYPALTTGRGAVPRRLGLLLAKLAVAAAVGAALAVLVVVADLEALRLVYGGELIPVPRNWPALCANWCGLVIGCAWAGVLGAGVFRAAAAGVAAVLAVPVVFAPPLQRLLAGAPRRSVAGLPARLREFVGFEWSSAADRWLMGALRVLGQPVGVALTLTLTVLLCAYVFTGRHSRARW from the coding sequence ATGCTCCAGGCCATCGGACTCACCAGCACCCCCCGCCGGGACCTTCCTCCCGCCGTGGACGACCTCACCTTCGAGGCGCGGCCGGGCGCCGTCACCGCCTTGCTCGGCCCGGCCGGCGCCGGCAAGACCACCGCGCTGCGGCTCATGCTGCAGCTCGAACCGGGCCGTGGTGTCACCTACTTCCGGGGCCGCCCGCTGCACCGCGTCGCCAACCCCGCCCGGGAGGTCGGCGTCCTGCTCGGTGACGTCCCCGGCCACCCCTCCCGCACGCTGCGCAGTCAACTGCGCATGCTGTGCGCCGCCGCCGGAGTCCCCGGAACCCGCGCCGACGAGATGCTGCGGGTCGTCGGGCTGACCGGCGTGCACGACCAGCGCATCGGCACCCTGTCGCTCGGCATGGACCGTCGACTGGGCCTCGCCGCAGCCCTGTTGGGCGACCCGCACACCCTGCTCCTCGACGAGCCCGCCGCCGGACTCTCCGTACGCGAGAGCGCCTGGCTCCACGAACTGCTGCGCACCCACGCCGACGAGGGCGGCACCGTCCTCTTCACGACGAGCGACCCCAAGGACGCCGCCCGCAACGCCGACCGGGTCGTCACCCTCGACGGCGGCCGGCTCGCCGCCGACCAGGATGTCACCGAGTTCGCCCGCACCCGGCTGCGTCCCCGGGTCGCGGTCCGCACCCCGCACGCCGCCCGGCTCGCCGCCGTCCTCACCCAGGAGTCCCGCGCCGCCCGCCGTCCGGTCGTGGTGGTCACGGAGGGAGGCAACCGCCTCTCCGTCTACGGCAGCGACTGCGCCACCGTCGGCGAGACCGCCTTCCGCAACGGCGTGCTCCTCCACCGCCTCGCCGACGAGACCGGTGACACCCGCCCGTCCTCCGACATCCGGCGTGCCACGCCCCAGCCCCCCGCGGGCCCGCCCCCCACCGCCGTACCCCCTGCCGCCCCGCCCTCCTCGACAGCGGCCCCCGCCGCCGAGACCGCAGCCCACGGCACCCCCGCGACCGCCCTCACCCCCGCGACCGCCCTCACCCCGGCGACCGCCCCCGCCCCGGCGGCCGTGCCCGCTCCGCCGGCCGGGCGCCGGGCGCACCGCGCCCCGTACCGTTCCCCGCTGCGTCCGCTGCGGTACGAGATCCGCCGCCTGCTCGGCGTCCCCTCCACGCCGCTCGTCGTCGCCGGGGTGGTGCTGGTGTCCGTCGCCCTGGCCGTGCTGCTCGCGCGCGGCGGGCGCACCCCGGTGCCGGCCGTCCTGGCGGGATGGCCGGGCATCTCCCCGCTGCCGCCCGCCGCGCTGGGGGCGGGGCTGCTCGGCGCCTTCTCGTTCGGCGAGGAGTACCGCTACCCGGCTCTCACCACCGGGCGCGGCGCCGTACCACGCCGGCTGGGCCTCCTCCTCGCCAAGCTCGCCGTCGCGGCCGCCGTCGGAGCGGCCCTCGCGGTGCTCGTGGTCGTGGCAGACCTGGAGGCGCTGCGCCTCGTCTACGGCGGCGAGTTGATCCCCGTACCTCGCAACTGGCCTGCCCTCTGTGCGAATTGGTGCGGTCTGGTGATCGGCTGCGCCTGGGCCGGAGTGCTCGGTGCGGGCGTCTTCCGGGCCGCGGCCGCGGGCGTCGCGGCGGTGCTGGCCGTACCGGTGGTCTTCGCCCCGCCGCTCCAGCGCCTGCTCGCCGGCGCGCCCCGGCGGTCGGTCGCCGGACTGCCCGCGCGGTTGCGCGAGTTCGTCGGCTTTGAATGGTCGTCGGCCGCCGACCGGTGGCTGATGGGTGCGCTGCGCGTGCTCGGGCAGCCCGTGGGAGTGGCTCTGACCCTGACGTTGACGGTCCTGCTCTGTGCCTATGTGTTCACCGGCCGTCACAGCAGAGCGCGTTGGTGA
- a CDS encoding DUF4192 domain-containing protein, with protein sequence MNTNHDESHGPSSTQQITLRGPAELADALPFMLGFHPSDSVVLVALHGERGRFGGRVRVGIPSSPAEWSTTADHLAECLVEGSTRRGDRPDAIVVFLCQEPAPGETGRRVMERLRPFAQRLRTACGALDTPVLEALCISDGLYFSYCCPDARCCPPDGTPLALSGTSVMAASAAYAGIQVRGSLKDMEARLKPWGSEGDAAQRAALNDAAAVIVPRILAGAPGGLGRQETRDTTLALVRRLIARFAAPPESPVAGATTGRSVVPPGLTGLTGLVNGAAAGTASADARDDALLTPDEAATVILGLQDRDTRDQAAEWMEGPEAAPALRLWRALSRRCVAPYQEYAAAPLTLAGWVAWSTGDEPSARVALGLALEADPDYLFARLLHQACNEGLDPESLRDCLRKERDARLAATSGPGPAPTEEGREPDGAGVPEWSQRQDGPSGPQPVQAAAPSDGGTRDRLRRQARQAARRTTRQAGLRAAGAGRGPAHAPSTARRDAQPRSPRSAVVRRTGRRGARSGE encoded by the coding sequence ATGAACACGAACCACGACGAATCCCACGGCCCGTCCTCGACCCAGCAGATCACCCTGCGCGGCCCGGCCGAGCTGGCCGACGCGCTGCCGTTCATGCTCGGCTTCCATCCCAGCGACTCCGTCGTCCTCGTCGCGCTCCACGGCGAGCGCGGTCGCTTCGGCGGCCGCGTCAGGGTCGGCATCCCGAGCTCGCCGGCCGAGTGGTCCACAACCGCCGACCACCTGGCCGAATGCCTGGTCGAAGGCTCCACGCGCCGAGGCGACCGCCCCGACGCGATCGTCGTCTTCCTCTGCCAGGAACCGGCACCGGGCGAGACCGGGCGGCGCGTGATGGAGCGGCTGCGCCCCTTCGCCCAGCGCCTGCGCACCGCCTGCGGCGCGCTCGACACCCCCGTCCTCGAAGCCCTCTGCATTTCCGACGGCCTGTACTTCTCCTACTGCTGCCCCGACGCCCGCTGCTGCCCGCCCGACGGCACACCCCTCGCCCTGTCCGGTACGTCGGTGATGGCGGCGTCCGCCGCCTATGCGGGGATCCAGGTGCGCGGCAGTCTCAAGGACATGGAGGCCCGGCTGAAGCCATGGGGCTCCGAAGGCGACGCGGCGCAGCGCGCGGCCCTGAACGACGCCGCCGCGGTCATCGTGCCCAGGATCCTCGCCGGCGCGCCGGGAGGTCTGGGGCGCCAGGAGACGCGTGACACCACCCTCGCCCTGGTCCGCCGGCTGATCGCCCGGTTCGCCGCACCGCCCGAGTCCCCGGTGGCAGGCGCGACCACCGGCCGCAGCGTCGTTCCGCCCGGACTCACCGGGCTCACCGGTCTCGTGAACGGGGCGGCGGCCGGGACGGCGAGCGCCGACGCCCGCGACGACGCGCTCCTCACACCCGACGAGGCCGCCACGGTGATCCTCGGCCTGCAGGACCGCGACACCCGCGACCAGGCCGCCGAATGGATGGAAGGCCCCGAGGCGGCCCCCGCGCTGCGGCTCTGGCGAGCCCTGTCCCGGCGCTGCGTCGCCCCCTACCAGGAATACGCCGCCGCACCCCTCACCCTGGCCGGCTGGGTCGCCTGGTCCACCGGTGACGAACCCTCCGCCCGGGTGGCCCTCGGCCTGGCCCTGGAGGCCGACCCCGACTACCTCTTCGCTCGCCTGCTCCACCAGGCGTGCAACGAGGGCCTGGATCCCGAGTCCCTCCGCGACTGCCTGCGCAAGGAGCGGGACGCGCGTCTCGCCGCCACGTCCGGGCCCGGTCCGGCCCCGACGGAGGAGGGCCGGGAGCCGGACGGGGCCGGCGTGCCGGAATGGAGCCAGCGGCAGGACGGGCCGTCCGGCCCGCAGCCGGTGCAGGCGGCCGCCCCGAGTGACGGCGGGACCCGGGACCGACTGCGACGCCAGGCCCGCCAGGCCGCCCGGCGGACGACGCGGCAGGCCGGGCTGCGCGCCGCGGGAGCCGGCCGAGGCCCGGCCCATGCCCCCTCGACAGCCCGCCGTGACGCGCAGCCCAGGTCACCCCGGAGCGCGGTGGTGCGACGGACCGGCCGGCGCGGAGCCAGGAGCGGTGAATGA